The proteins below come from a single Metarhizium brunneum chromosome 1, complete sequence genomic window:
- the pmp3_0 gene encoding Plasma membrane proteolipid 3, producing the protein MGVASAILIVLITILFPPLGVWAVAGCGMDLFINVCLTILGYFPGHIHAFYLEYIYYDRREQAHQGRFPTSRAPGVYSDNVQTGGQGYGTIVQPTR; encoded by the exons ATGGGTGTCGCATCTGCTATTCTCATTGTTCTCATCACCATTCTAT TCCCTCCGCTGGGTGTGTGGGCAGTGGCAGGATGTGGCATGG ATTTGTTTATCAACGTTTGCTTGACAATTCTGGGATACTTTCCGGGTCATATACATGCGTTCTACCTCGAATACATCTATTACGACCGCCGCGAACAAGCGCATCAGGGACGATTCCCTACCAGCCGCGCGCCAGGCGTGTACTCTGACAACGTGCAGACTGGAGGACAGGGCTATGGAACTATTGTCCAGCCTACACGCTAG
- the lsk1 gene encoding CTD kinase subunit alpha, which produces MASRSSYRGGYNSMYSHRHHYGIDSRGYSQSPQHGGSFHNSQSTSPYGAGRSGWNGQYTPEHQHPPPYHHGPGQYGPPSGPADHYHSQPPRSPPYGAPSGPMNSHSSGNYRGGPGSQAGSQRGIPFQGRGGFRGPNTKAWGPASSESTARSHPQHADEQGARRYSTAAGSREDSGSKPTEMDIDRESRTSKPSTGVHVPPKGDVEETPAAPSRPTPTGPGSAQSGASGKFSFAFKASSKPTPTAPKPEISQKFNAPPKKDISTKDSTTEREPPRSAPTEPASARQRLDFRNPPPDGPKIAPRTRKVMKTMRRARERPQLEPDLVGSESVFYRKPGNESVVGSGTYGKVFKGVNVYTKGLVALKRIRMEGERDGFPVTAVREIKLLQSLRHANIVNLQEVMVEKNECFMVFEYLSHDLTGLLNHPTFKLAPAQKKDLAKQLFEGLDYLHTRGVLHRDIKAANILVSNTGVLKLADFGLARFYAKRHQLDYTNRVITIWYRSPELLLGETQYTAAVDVWSAACVMVEIFNRTAIFPGDGTELSQLEKIYSVLGTPNRQEWPGLVDMAWFELLRPTVKRKSVFFDKYISKLTPAAFELLSAMLQYDPAKRPTAAEALQHAYFTTEEPLPKQATELAEIEGDWHEFESKALRKENERREREARKAVAKEPVREKEKKRAPEDGSDGEREVKRAHTESKEA; this is translated from the exons ATGGCATCTCGGAGCAGTTATCGAGGAGGGTACAATTCCATGTACAGTCACAGGCATCATTATGGAATCGATTCAAGAGGCTACTCCCAGTCTCCTCAGCATGGCGGCTCCTTTCATAATTCGCAGTCTACTTCTCCTTATGGAGCAGGGCGGTCAGGGTGGAATGGACAATATACCCCTGAGCA TCAGCACCCGCCTCCATACCACCATGGCCCGGGTCAATACGGTCCACCCAGCGGCCCGGCAGACCATTACCACTCACAACCCCCGCGATCCCCTCCTTACGGGGCTCCGTCGGGCCCGATGAACTCTCATAGCTCGGGAAACTATCGAGGCGGGCCGGGATCCCAAGCAGGCAGTCAACGAGGCATTCCCTTTCAAGGTCGGGGAGGATTCAGAGGGCCCAATACCAAAGCTTGGGGTCCGGCTAGCTCAGAGTCAACAGCGAGGTCACACCCGCAGCATGCAGACGAACAAGGGGCCCGGCGTTATAGCACTGCTGCTGGTTCTAGGGAGGACAGCGGATCCAAACCCACAGAGATGGATATTGATAGAGAAAGCAGGACGTCAAAGCCGAGCACAGGAGTTCATGTCCCGCCTAAAGGAGATGTTGAGGAGACACCAGCTGCTCCATCTCGACCAACGCCAACAGGTCCTGGATCTGCCCAGTCTGGTGCGTCAGGAAAGTTCAGTTTTGCCTTCAAAGCTTCTTCAAAGCCAACCCCAACAGCACCAAAGCCGGAGATTTCACAAAAGTTCAATGCTCCTCCAAAGAAGGATATTTCTACGAAAGACAGTACCACGGAGAGAGAGCCTCCCCGCTCGGCACCTACTGAGCCTGCATCGGCCAGGCAGCGGCTGGACTTTAGGAACCCGCCTCCAGACGGCCCCAAGATAGCTCCTAGGACGCGAAAGGTAATGAAAACTATGCGACGAGCCAGGGAACGCCCTCAATTGGAGCCAGATTTGGTTGGGTCTGAATCTGTGTTTTATCGAAAACCTGGCAACGAATCTGTGGTTGGATCTGGGACCTATGGCAAAGTGTTTAAGGGTGTTAACGTGTATACAAAGGGTCTGGTTGCTCTGAAACGCATCCGCATGGAGGGCGAGCGAGACGGCTTCCCTGTGACGGCAGTTCGAGAAATCAAACTGCTGCAGTCGCTGAGACATGCTAATATCGTCAATCTTCAGGAAGTCATGGTGGAGAAGAACGAATGCTTCATGGTGTTCGAATATTTGTCACACGACTTGACAGGTCTTTTGAACCACCCAACATTCAAATTGGCACCTGCGCAAAAGAAGGACCTGGCCAAACAGCTGTTTGAGGGATTGGACTACCTCCACACTCGAGGTGTCCTGCATCGAGATATCAAAGCCGCAAATATTCTGGTCAGTAATACCGGCGTGCTCAAATTGGCCGACTTTGGGCTTGCTCGCTTCTATGCGAAGCGACACCAACTGGATTACACCAACCGTGTCATAACTATTTGGTATCGATCTCCTGAGTTGCTGCTGGGAGAAACCCAGTACACAGCCGCCGTGGATGTATGGAGCGCGGCCTGTGTGATGGTGGAAATTTTCAATAGGACGGCTATTTTCCCAGGCGACGGCACAGAACTGAGTCAATTGGAAAAGATTTACAGTGTTTTGGGTACGCCAAATCGCCAGGAATGGCCTGGACTGGTTGACATGGCTTGGTTTGAACTCCTCCGGCCAACAGTGAAGCGGAAGAGCGTCTTTTTCGACAAGTACATTTCAAAATTGACCCCTGCGGCATTCGAGCTACTATCTGCCATGCTCCAATATGACCCTGCAAAGCGACCAACTGCTGCCGAAGCTTTGCAGCACGCTTATTTCACCACGGAAGAGCCATTACCGAAACAGGCAACAGA ACTGGCCGAAATTGAGGGAGACTGGCATGAATTTGAGTCAAAAGCTTTACGCAAGGAGAATGAGCGTCGAGAACGGGAAGCACGAAAAGCAGTTGCCAAGGAGCCAGTTcgggaaaaggagaaaaaacGAGCACCAGAGGATGGCAGCGATGGAGAACGTGAGGTGAAGAGAGCGCATACTGAATCAAAGGAAGCATAA
- the LOC1 gene encoding 60S ribosomal subunit assembly/export protein LOC1, with translation MAASKTRTIKNKHAAPKGASSKTGGSTGGKRSATDGISKSKKPKGPVVSQQVKEKNRAALLKKPKKKVYTEAELGIPTLNMVTPVGVVKPKGKKKGKVFVDDEESMGTIMAIVQAEKNGEIESKMIKARQMEEIRESRKLEAEKKEQEKKSKLEDAKDSLRKKRKRKSGGEEEDSVKTLASAGSKAAKSKKKVAFA, from the exons ATGGCGGCCTCAAAAACGCGAACTATTAAAAACAAACATGCCGCCCCAAAGGGTGCCTCCTCCAAAACCGGAGGTAGTACCGGTGGCAAGCGTTCTGCTACCGACGGCATCTCGAAATCAAAAAAGCCCAAGGGCCCCGTTGTTTCGCAGCAAGTCAAGGAAAAGAATCGCGCGGCGCTTCTaaagaagcccaagaagaaggtctACACGGAGGCGGAATTGGGTATTCCCACATTGAATATGGTAACGCCTGTTGGCGTTGTAAAGCccaaagggaagaagaagggcaaggtcTTTGTCGATGATGAG GAGAGCATGGGGACCATCATGGCAATAGTTCAAGCCGAAAAGAACGGCGAGATCGAGTCGAAAATGATCAAGGCAAGACAGATGGAAGAGATCAGGGAGTCGCGCAAGCTCGAAgctgagaagaaggagcaggAAAAGAAATCAAAGTTGGAGGATGCAAAGGATTcattgaggaagaagaggaagagaaagagtggtggcgaggaagaggattCGGTTAAGACGTTGGCATCGGCAGGGTCGAAAGCTGCCaagtcaaagaagaaggTTGCGTTTGCATGA